From the genome of Nocardia sp. NBC_01503, one region includes:
- a CDS encoding TAXI family TRAP transporter solute-binding subunit produces the protein MIGRRGLLRGASVLAAGLVVPAAITGCSGGAAATVRLAAGEQGGFYHAFAQLLSHTAAGSGLRIETVTTGGSADNLALLARGAADVALVLADSVADSPDPPPAIGRVYENYLQLAVAANGPIRTVPDLRGARINLGAAGSGATHTGQMLLSAAGFTTDALTRTHLPLREAVTALLDGQLDALLWAGGVPTAALVIPQLRLLDLGALTEPMRERFGYLYDPVLIPADTYPGAPAIHTIGVANLLVAAPTLPEATADALTELLLTHADSLVPAEAAGTQFLDARSLIGTGTVPLHPGATTAYRRHHG, from the coding sequence ATGATCGGGCGGCGCGGATTGCTGCGCGGTGCGAGCGTGCTGGCGGCGGGGTTGGTTGTGCCTGCCGCGATCACCGGATGTTCGGGTGGGGCAGCGGCGACCGTGCGGCTGGCAGCGGGGGAGCAGGGCGGCTTCTATCACGCGTTCGCGCAACTGCTCTCCCATACCGCCGCCGGGTCCGGGCTGCGGATCGAGACGGTGACCACGGGCGGATCGGCGGACAATCTGGCGTTGCTGGCCCGCGGTGCGGCCGATGTGGCACTGGTGCTCGCGGACTCGGTGGCCGACAGTCCCGACCCGCCACCGGCCATCGGGCGCGTGTACGAGAACTATCTACAACTGGCGGTCGCCGCGAACGGACCGATTCGCACCGTCCCGGACCTGCGCGGGGCGCGAATCAATTTGGGCGCGGCGGGATCCGGCGCCACCCATACCGGGCAGATGCTGCTCTCGGCGGCCGGATTCACCACCGATGCGCTCACCCGCACCCATCTCCCGCTGCGCGAAGCGGTCACAGCACTGCTGGACGGGCAACTCGACGCGCTGCTGTGGGCGGGCGGAGTCCCCACCGCGGCATTGGTCATCCCGCAGTTGCGGCTGCTGGATCTGGGTGCGCTGACCGAACCGATGCGCGAACGCTTCGGCTACCTGTACGACCCGGTCCTGATTCCCGCCGACACCTATCCGGGCGCACCCGCCATCCACACCATCGGAGTGGCGAACCTGCTGGTAGCCGCGCCCACCCTGCCCGAGGCCACCGCGGACGCGCTCACCGAACTGCTTCTCACCCACGCCGATTCGCTCGTCCCCGCCGAGGCGGCGGGAACCCAGTTCCTCGATGCCCGCTCCCTCATCGGCACCGGCACCGTCCCCCTGCATCCGGGCGCGACCACCGCCTACCGCCGTCACCATGGGTGA
- a CDS encoding alpha/beta fold hydrolase, which yields MDITYENTQREVRTDQGVIRYHEAGDGPPLLLLHGSGIGVSGWRNYRGNLAVFAEHFHCYVIEFPGFGISDPVPGAHPVLSAVDSVIRFMDALGIDKAPLVGNSMGGVVAVNVAVQHPDRISKIISIGGVGTGIFSANPSEGTRLLQQFADSPSREGLIRWLECMVYDPKTVTADIIDERWDLAANPESQQALKAMYGSESFALQQQFMANSPTPPYWSMLHKVKCPTLLAWGKDDRQCPPDMAMMPLRLIPDSELHIFPKCGHWVMIEAKQAFERISLEFLHR from the coding sequence GTGGACATCACCTACGAGAACACCCAACGCGAAGTCCGAACAGACCAGGGCGTCATCCGCTACCACGAAGCCGGCGACGGACCACCCCTGCTCCTGCTGCACGGATCCGGAATCGGCGTCAGCGGCTGGCGCAATTATCGCGGAAACCTCGCCGTCTTCGCCGAGCACTTCCACTGCTACGTCATCGAATTCCCCGGATTCGGCATCAGCGACCCCGTCCCCGGCGCACACCCGGTGCTCTCGGCCGTCGACTCGGTCATCCGCTTCATGGACGCCCTGGGCATCGACAAAGCCCCACTGGTCGGCAACTCCATGGGCGGCGTCGTCGCGGTCAATGTCGCGGTGCAACACCCCGACCGCATCAGCAAGATCATCTCCATCGGCGGCGTCGGCACCGGCATCTTCAGCGCCAACCCCAGCGAAGGCACCCGCCTCCTCCAGCAATTCGCCGACTCCCCCAGCCGCGAAGGACTCATCCGCTGGCTCGAGTGCATGGTCTACGACCCCAAAACCGTCACCGCCGACATCATCGACGAACGCTGGGACCTGGCCGCCAACCCCGAATCCCAGCAGGCCCTCAAAGCCATGTACGGATCCGAATCATTCGCGCTACAACAACAATTCATGGCCAACTCCCCCACCCCGCCCTACTGGTCCATGCTGCACAAGGTCAAATGCCCCACCCTGCTCGCCTGGGGCAAAGACGACCGGCAATGCCCACCCGATATGGCCATGATGCCGCTCCGCCTCATCCCCGACTCCGAACTGCACATCTTCCCCAAATGCGGACACTGGGTCATGATCGAAGCCAAACAGGCCTTCGAACGCATCAGCCTCGAATTCCTGCACCGCTGA
- the fadD11 gene encoding fatty acid--CoA ligase FadD11, which produces MADMITSPAAFQRTAAIDPEAIAVRSIGGEQALTWDEYAQQVRAVAGGLSALGVGRGDTVALMMANRVEFYPLEVGAQHAGATSFSVYNTLSAQQLKYVFENAGNRIVICEAQYVDRIRASGVPIETIVCVDRPVPGTLSVAQLTSLVRHDFDFDATWQAVTPDDIVTLCYTSGTTGNPKGVEISHANLAFECQAYASVMPVRFGDRITSYLPTAHMADRVTSLYLHEYYGSQITTVPDRAQLGAALLDARPTIWGAVPRVWEKLKAAVEFSVANETDPDRRKALTWALEVAGRKARAQLAGVPLDDVQAAEWARADELVLCGIRAALGLDRLRWALSGAAPIPAETLGFFFGLGIPISEVWGMSELTCVASVSPPTQARLGTVGKLLPGLESRIAEDGEFLVRGPLVMREYRREPGKTADALDKDGWLATGDIITVDQDGYLRVVDRKKEIIINSGGKNMSPANIENTIKAATPLIGALATIGDRRPYNTALIVLDAESAEPYAAHHHLGDASAAALATHPELIAEIARGVAAGNAHLSRVEQVKRFLILPTFWEPGGDEITLTMKLRRNPIADKYAADIERMYTTELGDGVHEPASST; this is translated from the coding sequence ATGGCAGACATGATTACGTCCCCGGCGGCCTTCCAGCGGACCGCGGCGATCGACCCCGAGGCGATCGCGGTGCGATCCATCGGCGGGGAACAGGCGTTGACCTGGGATGAGTACGCGCAACAGGTGCGGGCGGTGGCCGGGGGGTTGAGTGCGCTGGGGGTCGGGCGCGGGGACACCGTGGCGTTGATGATGGCCAACCGGGTCGAGTTCTACCCCCTGGAAGTGGGCGCCCAGCACGCGGGCGCCACCTCGTTCTCGGTGTACAACACCTTGAGCGCCCAACAGTTGAAGTACGTGTTCGAGAATGCCGGGAATCGGATCGTCATCTGCGAAGCCCAGTATGTGGATCGCATCCGCGCCTCGGGCGTGCCGATCGAAACCATCGTGTGCGTGGACCGGCCGGTGCCCGGAACGCTGTCGGTGGCGCAACTGACCTCGCTGGTGCGGCACGACTTCGACTTCGACGCCACCTGGCAGGCCGTCACCCCGGACGACATCGTGACCCTGTGCTACACCTCCGGGACCACCGGCAATCCCAAGGGCGTGGAGATCTCGCACGCGAACCTGGCCTTCGAATGCCAGGCGTATGCCTCGGTCATGCCCGTGCGGTTCGGGGACCGGATCACCTCCTACCTGCCGACCGCGCATATGGCCGACCGGGTCACCAGCCTGTACCTGCACGAGTACTACGGCAGCCAGATCACCACCGTCCCCGACCGCGCCCAACTCGGCGCCGCGCTCCTGGACGCGCGACCCACCATCTGGGGTGCGGTGCCGCGGGTCTGGGAGAAACTCAAAGCGGCCGTGGAATTCTCGGTCGCCAACGAAACCGATCCCGATCGTCGGAAGGCCTTGACCTGGGCGCTCGAGGTCGCCGGACGCAAAGCCCGAGCACAACTGGCCGGGGTGCCCCTGGACGATGTGCAAGCCGCCGAATGGGCCAGAGCCGATGAACTCGTGCTGTGCGGGATCCGCGCCGCACTCGGCTTGGATCGCCTGCGCTGGGCGCTCTCGGGCGCCGCGCCCATTCCCGCGGAAACCCTCGGATTCTTCTTCGGACTCGGCATCCCCATCTCCGAAGTGTGGGGCATGTCCGAACTCACCTGCGTGGCCAGCGTCAGCCCACCCACCCAGGCGCGCCTGGGCACGGTCGGAAAGCTCCTGCCCGGACTCGAATCCCGGATCGCCGAGGACGGGGAATTCCTGGTCCGTGGACCCCTGGTCATGCGCGAATACCGGCGCGAACCCGGCAAAACCGCCGACGCCCTCGACAAGGACGGCTGGCTCGCCACCGGCGACATCATCACCGTGGACCAGGACGGCTACCTGCGCGTGGTGGACCGCAAGAAGGAGATCATCATCAACTCCGGCGGCAAGAACATGTCCCCGGCCAATATCGAGAACACCATCAAAGCCGCCACCCCGCTCATCGGAGCCCTGGCCACCATCGGCGATCGCCGGCCCTACAACACCGCACTCATCGTCCTGGACGCCGAATCCGCCGAACCCTATGCCGCACACCATCACCTGGGTGACGCCTCCGCGGCCGCACTCGCCACACACCCCGAACTGATCGCCGAGATCGCGCGCGGCGTCGCCGCCGGCAACGCCCACCTGTCCCGGGTGGAACAGGTCAAACGATTCCTCATCCTGCCCACGTTCTGGGAACCCGGCGGCGACGAGATCACCCTGACCATGAAACTGCGCCGCAATCCCATCGCCGACAAATACGCCGCCGATATCGAACGCATGTACACGACCGAACTCGGCGACGGCGTCCACGAACCCGCATCGAGCACGTAA
- a CDS encoding response regulator transcription factor, producing the protein MRLAVVEDDDGVGDALVEAFTARGLRADRMRRGADLLTSHRGYDAVILDLGLPDADGLTVLRQLREVSAVPVVILTARNDERSIVRGLRGGADDYVVKPARIAELLARIENVTRRAGQLTAAPARIVETGDVRVDLSAHRVEVAGADIGLTPKEFELVAALVERPGAAVSRQVLMDRIWGDAFVAVSRSLDVHMTGVRAKLDRPGLITTIRGYGYRWGR; encoded by the coding sequence ATGCGCCTTGCGGTAGTCGAAGACGATGACGGGGTCGGCGACGCCCTCGTCGAAGCCTTCACCGCGCGCGGACTGCGCGCGGACCGCATGCGCCGCGGCGCGGACCTGCTCACCTCCCATCGCGGCTATGACGCGGTCATCCTCGATTTGGGCCTGCCCGACGCCGACGGATTGACCGTGCTGCGCCAACTCCGCGAGGTGAGCGCGGTCCCGGTGGTGATCCTGACCGCCCGCAACGACGAACGCTCCATCGTGCGCGGATTACGCGGCGGCGCAGACGATTACGTGGTCAAACCCGCCCGCATCGCCGAACTGCTGGCCCGAATCGAGAACGTCACCCGCCGTGCCGGACAGCTCACCGCGGCACCGGCCCGCATTGTCGAGACCGGCGATGTGCGCGTGGACCTGAGCGCGCACCGGGTGGAGGTCGCCGGGGCCGATATCGGGCTCACCCCCAAGGAGTTCGAACTCGTCGCCGCCCTGGTCGAGCGCCCCGGTGCGGCGGTGAGCCGCCAGGTGCTCATGGACCGCATCTGGGGGGACGCGTTCGTCGCGGTCTCACGCTCGCTGGATGTGCATATGACCGGTGTGCGCGCCAAACTCGACCGGCCCGGCCTGATCACCACCATCCGCGGCTACGGCTACCGGTGGGGTCGATGA
- a CDS encoding SCO6745 family protein, with the protein MSVASAVKDQIQQIGGGFMFSREAKAFAAGVGPGFMPGYTRGRGGVLGDVDADVVTAAFGFFPADSIRAAWESSASVPAARGAEGYLRACQDFGRRKLASFAHVERLAELLDRVATAADPAGVVLFAGWRALPQAEDAPARVTHLIQALRELRGGLHLMAVRASGLAPRDAVLIAGSPLSSGPDQARLYGWSEPFGEITPELKGRWMQAEALTDELIAPVWAVLDDATARELVELLTACHATVFGPR; encoded by the coding sequence ATGTCGGTAGCGTCCGCGGTGAAGGATCAGATCCAGCAGATCGGCGGGGGGTTCATGTTCTCCCGGGAGGCGAAGGCTTTCGCGGCGGGTGTGGGGCCGGGGTTCATGCCGGGGTATACGCGGGGCCGGGGTGGGGTGCTGGGTGATGTGGACGCGGATGTGGTGACGGCGGCGTTCGGTTTCTTCCCCGCGGATTCGATTCGTGCGGCGTGGGAGTCGTCGGCGTCGGTTCCGGCGGCGCGGGGCGCGGAGGGTTATCTACGGGCGTGCCAGGATTTCGGGCGACGCAAACTGGCTTCGTTCGCTCATGTGGAGCGTTTGGCGGAGTTGCTGGATAGGGTTGCTACGGCGGCTGATCCGGCCGGGGTTGTGTTGTTCGCTGGTTGGCGGGCGTTGCCGCAGGCGGAGGATGCTCCGGCGCGCGTTACGCATTTGATTCAGGCGCTGCGGGAGTTGCGTGGCGGTTTGCATTTGATGGCGGTGCGGGCGAGTGGTTTGGCGCCGCGTGATGCGGTGTTGATCGCGGGTTCGCCGTTGAGTTCGGGTCCGGATCAGGCGCGCTTGTATGGCTGGTCCGAGCCTTTCGGTGAGATCACTCCGGAGTTGAAGGGGCGTTGGATGCAGGCTGAGGCGTTGACGGATGAGTTGATCGCTCCGGTGTGGGCGGTGTTGGATGATGCGACGGCGCGGGAGTTGGTGGAGTTGTTGACCGCGTGTCATGCGACCGTGTTCGGGCCGCGCTGA
- a CDS encoding MFS transporter yields MTTIKPGGERRVVANVLRGSIGNLVEWYDWYVYAAFSVYFATSFFPDGDSTAQLLSTAAVFAVGFLMRPIGGWALGRYADRFGRRAALTLSVTVMAAGSLIIAATPSYATIGVAAPFILLLARLLQGLSVGGEYATSATYLSEVASAGRRGFYSSFQYVTLVAGQLTALGVQIVLLQFLSSAQMYSWGWRIPFLIGAFGAIIVMLLRRGMDESASFQAESAAARTTSSRGSLRVLLEYPRECLLVVGLTLGGTVAFYTYTTYMQKFMVNTSGISKSTVAWINFVALLMFVVLQPIAGALSDRIGRRKLLITFGVLGTLGTVPIMTLLGDTRNPIAAFALMLTALVIITGYTSINAIVKAELFPTRIRALGVGLPYALTVAIFGGTAEMIALALKKAGHESVYFWYVSACVLISLLTYFFMRETSTASTIDAQDAPAPTPAATELSTTR; encoded by the coding sequence ATGACAACGATCAAACCCGGTGGTGAGCGCCGGGTGGTGGCCAATGTGTTGCGCGGCTCGATCGGCAACCTGGTGGAGTGGTACGACTGGTACGTCTATGCCGCGTTCAGCGTGTACTTCGCCACATCGTTCTTCCCCGACGGTGACTCGACCGCCCAATTGCTTTCCACCGCAGCGGTTTTCGCGGTCGGATTCCTGATGCGCCCGATCGGCGGCTGGGCTTTGGGCCGGTACGCGGACCGGTTCGGCCGGCGCGCGGCACTGACGCTGTCGGTGACGGTGATGGCGGCCGGATCGCTGATCATCGCCGCCACCCCCTCCTATGCCACCATCGGCGTGGCCGCCCCGTTCATCCTGCTGCTGGCCAGGCTGCTGCAGGGATTGTCGGTGGGCGGGGAGTACGCGACCAGCGCCACCTATCTGTCGGAGGTGGCTTCGGCGGGGCGGCGCGGGTTCTATTCGAGCTTCCAGTACGTGACCCTGGTGGCCGGGCAGTTGACCGCGCTCGGGGTGCAGATCGTGCTGTTGCAGTTCCTGTCCTCGGCGCAGATGTACTCGTGGGGTTGGCGGATCCCGTTCCTGATCGGCGCGTTCGGGGCGATCATCGTGATGCTGCTGCGCCGCGGAATGGACGAATCCGCCTCCTTCCAGGCCGAATCGGCCGCAGCGCGAACCACATCCTCGCGCGGTTCGCTGCGCGTACTGCTGGAATACCCGCGCGAATGCCTGCTGGTGGTCGGATTGACCCTGGGCGGCACGGTCGCGTTCTACACCTACACCACCTATATGCAGAAGTTCATGGTCAACACCTCCGGTATCTCCAAATCGACCGTGGCGTGGATCAATTTCGTGGCCCTGCTGATGTTCGTGGTGTTGCAGCCGATCGCGGGCGCGCTCTCGGATCGCATCGGACGCCGCAAACTGTTGATCACCTTCGGTGTACTGGGCACCCTGGGCACCGTGCCGATCATGACCCTGCTCGGTGACACCCGCAATCCGATCGCGGCGTTCGCGTTGATGCTGACCGCGCTGGTCATCATCACCGGCTACACCTCGATCAACGCGATCGTCAAAGCCGAACTGTTCCCCACCCGTATCCGCGCGCTCGGGGTCGGTTTGCCGTACGCGCTGACCGTGGCCATCTTCGGTGGCACCGCGGAGATGATCGCGCTGGCGTTGAAGAAGGCCGGACACGAATCGGTGTACTTCTGGTACGTGTCCGCGTGCGTGCTGATCTCACTGCTGACCTACTTCTTCATGCGGGAAACCTCCACGGCCTCCACCATCGACGCCCAGGACGCTCCGGCCCCCACACCGGCCGCGACCGAGCTGAGCACGACCCGCTGA
- a CDS encoding HAMP domain-containing sensor histidine kinase — protein sequence MRRRLLIALTVFATLAVLAFAVPLCLTAATSRTQELILGRTGDADRLAALTVTAAATGDNRALTMEVERYHDLYGEPVLVVDGRGGPIVNAGVDQHDPVVASALSDARRNQRTATVARLTPWAAPILLIARPVGSDAHVDGAVLIEASTRTARTDITRVWGIVAIGGLLAMAVFTALALVLSRWVLRPLAGLSGSVAELTASLPKPRLATPVTRHHGGPPELRAVAESFDTMALAVRDSTRAQRRLIDDTAHAMRNPLAALTIRLDSLEPGTAEPSLPTLRGATREVERLTALLDGLLDLAVAEGTDFDPTAAPATESCDAAGVIDDRIDAWHTAFDTAGITLTRRDPAPTTVTDPATALDTRATAHPVTDPPLRTAPANEPVTDPAPHDRTPIALPHDVPASPIPPDHAETAVSADTLAQILDVTLSNSCRYAGPGTTTALTVTREPGWVTVTIADDGVGVPATELDELTTRFFRGSSADGIGGSGLGLSIAAALTTSRKGTLTVRPVDPHGLAVIVRLPAVVRR from the coding sequence ATGCGCCGCCGACTGTTGATCGCGCTCACCGTCTTCGCGACCCTGGCCGTGCTGGCGTTCGCGGTGCCATTGTGTTTGACCGCGGCCACCAGCCGCACCCAGGAGCTGATCCTGGGCCGCACCGGGGACGCGGACCGGTTGGCCGCGCTCACGGTGACCGCCGCGGCCACCGGGGACAATCGGGCCTTGACCATGGAGGTCGAGCGCTATCACGACCTGTACGGCGAACCGGTGCTGGTGGTGGACGGGCGCGGCGGGCCGATCGTCAACGCCGGTGTCGATCAACATGATCCGGTGGTGGCCTCGGCCCTGAGCGATGCCCGCCGCAATCAGCGCACCGCCACCGTGGCACGACTGACCCCGTGGGCGGCACCCATACTGCTCATCGCCCGCCCCGTCGGCAGTGACGCGCATGTGGACGGCGCGGTGCTGATCGAAGCCTCCACCCGCACCGCGCGCACCGATATCACCCGGGTGTGGGGCATTGTCGCGATCGGCGGACTCCTGGCGATGGCCGTGTTCACCGCACTGGCACTGGTGCTCTCACGCTGGGTACTGCGCCCGCTGGCCGGACTCTCCGGCTCGGTGGCGGAGTTGACCGCGAGCCTGCCCAAACCGCGCCTGGCCACTCCGGTCACCCGCCATCACGGCGGACCACCCGAACTACGCGCGGTCGCCGAATCCTTCGACACCATGGCCCTGGCCGTACGCGACTCCACCCGCGCCCAACGCCGCCTCATCGACGACACCGCGCACGCCATGCGAAACCCCTTGGCCGCGTTGACAATCCGCCTCGACTCCCTCGAACCCGGCACCGCCGAGCCGTCCCTGCCGACACTGCGGGGCGCGACCCGTGAGGTGGAGCGCCTGACCGCACTGCTGGATGGCCTACTGGATCTGGCGGTCGCCGAGGGCACCGACTTCGATCCCACCGCCGCACCCGCCACCGAATCCTGCGATGCGGCCGGGGTCATCGACGACCGGATCGATGCCTGGCACACCGCCTTCGACACCGCGGGCATCACCCTGACTCGCCGCGACCCGGCACCGACCACCGTCACCGACCCGGCGACGGCCCTCGACACCCGTGCGACGGCGCATCCGGTCACCGACCCGCCCCTGCGCACCGCCCCCGCGAACGAGCCGGTCACCGATCCCGCGCCGCACGATCGGACCCCGATCGCACTCCCGCACGACGTACCGGCTTCGCCGATCCCGCCCGATCACGCGGAGACGGCAGTCTCGGCGGACACTCTCGCCCAGATTCTCGATGTGACGCTGAGTAATTCGTGCCGGTACGCGGGCCCGGGAACCACCACCGCGCTGACCGTCACCCGCGAACCGGGCTGGGTCACGGTCACGATCGCCGATGACGGAGTCGGGGTGCCCGCCACCGAACTCGACGAACTCACCACCCGCTTCTTCCGCGGTTCCTCAGCGGACGGGATCGGCGGATCCGGGTTGGGGCTGTCCATCGCCGCGGCCCTGACCACCTCCCGCAAGGGAACTCTCACGGTGCGCCCGGTCGACCCGCACGGGCTGGCGGTCATCGTGCGCCTGCCCGCGGTGGTGCGGCGATGA
- a CDS encoding endonuclease/exonuclease/phosphatase family protein yields MSDGKVLRIAQLNMGSLLEPHWEQRRIEILAWLDHLDPDVVCLQEVWETGPGTNTAGWLVDHAAPGRWHWCFGGYPLPEEAWPDRTLRFGSAILSRWPIERHRVFALPLDPEPADPHPSYRMRAELLHAHTAGIDAYSTHLAPPPAQAYHRVRQVLAIDDAIRATWDPVTAMPAILCGDFNAKPQSDEMRFLGANAVIEGRSTYYVDGWATLRPTEPGYTLDPLTNPQARFLNVPAQRIDYILVGDPFLRPGGAGRILHTDLAFHQSLTGPLASDHYGLVTDIAWPQRPD; encoded by the coding sequence ATGTCCGACGGCAAGGTGTTGCGGATCGCCCAGCTCAATATGGGCTCACTGCTGGAACCGCATTGGGAGCAGCGCCGAATCGAGATCCTGGCCTGGCTCGACCACCTCGACCCGGATGTGGTGTGCCTACAGGAGGTCTGGGAGACCGGGCCCGGCACCAATACCGCGGGCTGGCTCGTCGATCATGCCGCGCCCGGGCGGTGGCACTGGTGCTTCGGCGGGTATCCGCTGCCCGAGGAGGCCTGGCCTGATCGGACGCTGCGGTTCGGGTCCGCGATTCTGAGCCGGTGGCCCATCGAACGGCATCGGGTGTTCGCGCTACCCCTGGACCCCGAGCCCGCGGACCCGCACCCCTCCTATCGGATGCGGGCCGAGCTGTTGCACGCGCACACCGCCGGAATCGACGCCTACAGTACGCATCTGGCCCCGCCGCCCGCGCAGGCGTACCACCGGGTGCGCCAAGTACTGGCCATCGACGACGCCATCCGCGCCACCTGGGATCCGGTCACCGCCATGCCCGCCATCCTGTGCGGGGATTTCAACGCCAAACCGCAATCGGATGAGATGCGGTTCCTGGGCGCCAATGCGGTCATCGAGGGCCGCAGCACCTATTACGTGGACGGCTGGGCCACGCTGCGCCCCACCGAACCCGGCTACACCCTCGATCCGCTCACCAACCCGCAGGCGCGTTTCCTCAATGTGCCCGCCCAGCGCATCGATTACATCCTGGTGGGTGATCCGTTCCTGCGGCCCGGGGGAGCGGGCCGAATCCTGCACACCGACTTGGCTTTTCATCAATCTCTCACCGGGCCCCTGGCCAGTGATCACTACGGCCTGGTCACCGACATCGCCTGGCCACAGCGCCCGGATTAG